One stretch of Chryseobacterium fluminis DNA includes these proteins:
- a CDS encoding type VI secretion system baseplate subunit TssF, which produces MNLDQNIYSKESVKARMLQNATKVWGLKSPQSLDPFVKLLIDAFSTEVFKANNEIQTVNARILEKLAKLLTPSIYTHPIPAHSVAFTQPYDSSEVLLEHTEFFFRKQMTSTVKSESDKQINIPFTPIGNIRINKAQTSIMFVGNTCYSIDDRLNKIPIARFQGKPEDYRKVTIGIDVTQYSFETFPKYLSIYCLNPAFEHLDFVYKLLPYISVKSNDNPLFIREGLSYLPNPQAEGYEQMFREQSIQNKVIEDVKSIYHHKFIEVTGLSEYLFSDAGKLPGNLEFVDYKEEILKYIDGKRYLWLTFEFPPQFSAEILDNFSFVLNAFPIYNRGWKKTEYSLDIMGNNIPLVTDEGEHFLYVDEVQDGEGRKYTEIPFTPNDDLKKGLYTVRKGGMERFTNRNAVDMIANVLELTRDEIAAFSLLNRDNVKGVLSEMSDKMKSMVQKVNNAKRSVKQELNYVIMEPVDKTDHTYASFWITHCTLANHMRPGTELSNQLKSQTLVLLTETIGGAEEQKGTDSIQAYKYALTTRDKIISLEDVKNYCRMILKDELKEVKVVRGTMISNKPKEGFVRTVEVEVIPQNYSFYGRSYWENMANILRNQIVSKAIDGIEYVVKVTNEDSEF; this is translated from the coding sequence ATGAATTTAGATCAGAATATATATTCGAAAGAATCGGTAAAAGCCAGAATGCTTCAGAATGCAACCAAAGTATGGGGGCTGAAAAGTCCGCAGTCTCTGGATCCTTTTGTTAAACTGCTGATTGATGCATTCAGTACAGAAGTTTTCAAAGCCAATAATGAAATACAAACCGTTAATGCCAGAATTCTGGAGAAACTGGCCAAACTGCTGACGCCGTCTATTTATACCCATCCGATTCCGGCACATTCCGTAGCATTTACCCAGCCTTACGACTCTTCGGAAGTTCTTTTGGAACATACTGAGTTTTTCTTCAGGAAACAGATGACTTCCACCGTAAAATCAGAATCTGATAAACAGATCAATATTCCTTTTACGCCTATTGGAAATATAAGAATCAATAAGGCACAGACTTCAATTATGTTTGTCGGAAATACCTGTTATAGTATTGATGACAGACTGAATAAAATTCCGATCGCACGATTTCAGGGAAAACCTGAAGATTACCGAAAGGTAACCATCGGAATAGATGTTACCCAATATTCTTTTGAAACATTTCCGAAATATTTAAGCATTTATTGCCTGAACCCTGCATTTGAGCACCTGGATTTTGTATATAAGCTACTGCCGTATATTTCCGTAAAAAGTAATGATAATCCTTTATTTATCAGGGAAGGGCTTAGCTATCTTCCAAATCCTCAGGCAGAGGGATATGAGCAGATGTTCCGGGAACAGTCTATTCAGAATAAAGTGATCGAAGATGTTAAAAGTATTTATCACCATAAATTTATTGAAGTCACAGGACTTTCAGAGTATTTATTTTCGGATGCCGGAAAGCTACCGGGCAATCTTGAATTTGTAGATTACAAAGAAGAAATATTAAAATATATTGACGGGAAGCGTTATTTATGGCTGACATTTGAATTTCCTCCTCAGTTTTCAGCAGAAATTCTTGATAATTTTTCTTTTGTGCTTAATGCTTTCCCAATTTATAACCGGGGCTGGAAAAAAACAGAATACAGTTTGGATATTATGGGAAATAATATACCATTGGTCACCGATGAAGGCGAACATTTTTTATATGTTGATGAGGTTCAGGACGGAGAAGGCAGAAAATATACGGAAATCCCTTTTACCCCGAATGATGATCTTAAAAAAGGATTGTATACGGTACGAAAAGGAGGTATGGAGCGCTTTACCAATAGAAATGCCGTAGATATGATTGCCAATGTCCTTGAATTAACCCGCGATGAAATTGCTGCGTTTTCGTTGCTGAACAGAGATAATGTAAAAGGGGTCTTAAGCGAGATGTCCGATAAGATGAAGTCGATGGTACAGAAAGTAAACAACGCCAAAAGAAGTGTTAAGCAGGAACTGAACTATGTTATCATGGAGCCTGTAGACAAAACCGATCATACCTATGCTTCATTTTGGATCACGCACTGTACTCTGGCCAATCATATGCGTCCCGGAACGGAACTTTCCAATCAGCTGAAATCGCAGACGCTGGTACTTTTGACAGAAACCATCGGCGGTGCTGAAGAACAAAAAGGAACAGACAGCATCCAGGCTTATAAATATGCCTTAACGACCAGGGACAAAATAATCTCTCTGGAGGACGTGAAGAACTACTGCAGAATGATTTTAAAGGATGAACTGAAGGAAGTAAAAGTGGTCCGTGGGACCATGATCAGCAATAAACCCAAAGAAGGTTTTGTAAGGACAGTGGAAGTGGAAGTAATTCCCCAGAATTATTCGTTCTACGGCAGAAGCTATTGGGAAAATATGGCCAATATCCTCAGGAACCAGATCGTTTCAAAAGCCATTGACGGTATCGAATATGTGGTGAAGGTAACGAATGAAGATTCGGAATTCTAA
- a CDS encoding Crp/Fnr family transcriptional regulator, with the protein MNRLRAHIEAITPLTDEEFDYIKGFFILKNVRKNQFLVHEGDEVKYEFLTLEGVYKVFYIDPNGKEHILQFAKRDWWMTDYIGFFKQNNATMFVECLQDGAVACLTLEGREKLSSELHKMEHFFRVKLTNGYIALQQRIIVLLSSTPQQRYEDFVRLYPDLISEIPKKYVAEYLGVSRETLSRLYSNTHK; encoded by the coding sequence ATGAACAGACTCCGTGCACATATTGAAGCCATAACTCCACTTACGGATGAGGAGTTTGATTATATCAAAGGTTTTTTTATACTTAAAAACGTCCGGAAAAATCAGTTCCTGGTTCACGAAGGTGATGAGGTAAAATATGAATTTCTGACCTTAGAAGGAGTTTATAAGGTTTTCTACATCGATCCTAACGGGAAAGAACATATTCTTCAGTTTGCGAAAAGAGACTGGTGGATGACGGATTACATCGGATTTTTTAAGCAAAACAACGCCACCATGTTTGTAGAATGTTTACAGGACGGAGCCGTGGCCTGTCTTACACTGGAAGGGCGGGAAAAATTATCTTCAGAGCTTCATAAAATGGAGCATTTCTTCAGAGTAAAACTGACCAATGGCTATATTGCATTACAACAGAGAATCATTGTTCTTCTTTCCAGTACACCCCAGCAACGGTATGAAGATTTTGTAAGATTATATCCGGACCTTATCTCTGAAATTCCGAAAAAATATGTTGCGGAATATCTTGGGGTAAGCAGGGAAACGCTGAGCAGATTATATTCGAATACTCATAAATAA
- a CDS encoding DUF4920 domain-containing protein, whose product MKFKSIAFVIAVNISTLAFAQETKKSGPPAGNALAGDVYGGGVASGAESKAISVDKLSKKLKKDNKKVENIAVKGKVTDVCEKKGCWLTIQTEDNSQFFVKMKDYAFFVPTALKGKTVVLDGTAERKVTSVDEQKHYAEDAKKPQSEIDAITTPKEEIRFVANGIKVVN is encoded by the coding sequence ATGAAATTCAAATCGATAGCATTTGTCATAGCAGTAAATATCTCTACTTTGGCTTTTGCCCAGGAGACAAAAAAATCAGGACCTCCCGCAGGAAATGCATTGGCAGGTGATGTCTATGGAGGCGGAGTCGCTTCCGGTGCTGAATCAAAGGCCATTTCTGTAGATAAATTAAGCAAAAAGCTGAAAAAAGACAATAAAAAAGTTGAAAATATAGCGGTAAAAGGAAAGGTGACCGATGTCTGCGAAAAAAAGGGATGCTGGTTAACAATCCAGACTGAGGATAATTCCCAGTTTTTTGTAAAAATGAAAGATTATGCATTCTTTGTTCCTACTGCTCTGAAAGGCAAGACGGTTGTTCTTGACGGAACTGCTGAAAGAAAAGTAACTTCTGTAGATGAGCAGAAGCACTATGCTGAAGATGCTAAAAAACCGCAATCTGAAATCGATGCGATCACAACTCCCAAAGAAGAGATCAGATTTGTAGCTAACGGAATTAAAGTCGTGAACTAA
- a CDS encoding APC family permease → MQKKLKLWDAIMLVMGSMIGSGIFIVSADMMRNLGSGYWMIVVWVITGIMTVAAAISYGELSALFPKAGGQYTYLKEIFGKKMGFLYGWGLFTVIQTGTIAAVAMAFGKFTAYLVPALNDAAPIFQSGTFKITWIQILAIATIILLTQLNTRGVESGKMLQNIFTGSKIIALLGLIAAGFILVDFSHLAENFSLGYDSFNNLKKDSLGNFLRAGWEPIGGMTLLGGIAAAMVGSVFSSVAWESVTFVSGEIENPKKNVVKSMIYGTTAVMILYIAVNYVYLNALDRDAIAFAENDRVAVAASHFIFGSAGTVIIAVLVMVSTFGCNNGLILAGARVFQTMAKDGMFFRQAEKNNKNEVPANALWMQGIWASLLCLSGQYGNLLDMISFVIVLFYMITVFGVIYLRLKQPDLERPYKAWLYPVTPFIYLLIGTGFCILLLIYKQQYTWPGFVMVLLGLPVYYFINRNKKAVE, encoded by the coding sequence ATGCAAAAAAAACTAAAACTTTGGGACGCCATTATGTTGGTAATGGGTTCAATGATAGGCAGCGGAATTTTCATCGTAAGTGCCGATATGATGCGAAACCTGGGCTCGGGCTACTGGATGATCGTAGTCTGGGTGATCACAGGAATTATGACAGTAGCTGCAGCGATAAGCTATGGTGAACTTTCTGCCCTGTTCCCGAAAGCCGGCGGTCAGTATACCTATCTGAAAGAAATCTTCGGAAAAAAGATGGGCTTTCTGTATGGATGGGGACTATTTACGGTAATTCAGACCGGTACCATTGCTGCAGTGGCGATGGCATTCGGGAAATTCACAGCTTATCTTGTTCCCGCACTTAATGACGCGGCGCCCATTTTCCAAAGTGGAACATTTAAAATTACATGGATTCAGATTCTGGCAATAGCAACGATTATATTATTGACACAGCTGAACACAAGAGGGGTTGAAAGCGGAAAGATGCTTCAGAATATTTTTACAGGCTCAAAAATAATTGCCCTTTTGGGATTAATTGCTGCCGGATTTATTCTGGTTGATTTTTCTCATTTAGCAGAAAATTTCAGCTTAGGCTACGATTCATTTAATAATCTTAAAAAGGACAGCTTAGGGAATTTTCTGAGAGCAGGCTGGGAACCTATCGGTGGAATGACTTTGTTGGGAGGAATTGCAGCTGCAATGGTCGGTTCCGTATTCAGTTCGGTGGCCTGGGAAAGTGTAACTTTTGTTTCAGGAGAGATCGAAAACCCGAAGAAAAATGTTGTAAAATCAATGATTTACGGAACTACTGCCGTCATGATTTTGTATATTGCCGTAAATTATGTATATCTGAACGCCCTGGATAGAGATGCTATTGCATTTGCTGAAAATGACAGGGTAGCAGTCGCTGCGTCCCACTTTATTTTCGGAAGTGCGGGAACCGTAATTATTGCCGTTCTGGTAATGGTATCTACATTCGGCTGTAACAACGGGCTGATCCTGGCCGGAGCCAGAGTTTTTCAGACGATGGCAAAAGACGGAATGTTTTTCAGGCAGGCTGAAAAAAATAATAAGAATGAAGTTCCCGCCAATGCCTTGTGGATGCAGGGGATCTGGGCATCTTTATTATGTCTCAGCGGACAGTATGGGAATCTTCTGGATATGATCTCTTTCGTAATTGTTTTATTTTATATGATTACTGTGTTTGGAGTCATTTATTTACGATTGAAGCAGCCGGATTTAGAAAGACCCTATAAAGCCTGGTTGTATCCGGTGACGCCGTTTATTTATCTTCTGATCGGGACCGGATTCTGTATTTTACTGCTAATTTACAAACAGCAATATACCTGGCCGGGGTTTGTAATGGTGTTACTGGGGCTCCCGGTATACTATTTTATTAACCGGAATAAAAAAGCTGTAGAATAA
- a CDS encoding M14 family zinc carboxypeptidase yields the protein MNFEQIYQPHSDFPNRYISPEKLFSYLQMNLKDYIQEIGKSYLNKPIYKLTMGTGTINVLAWSQMHGNESNATHAMLDLLNSLDKAPELKEGLFSKIKLDFIFMLNPDGSEKWTRLNAADIDLNRDFHNESSKEIKFLKNTVALKKYDYALNLHEQRTIFTTDGIHPATLSFLAPSENVERTVTDNRKKCMAVIAEVYQQLKELIPNQIGRYSDEFYPTSTGDNFIKAGMPTILFEGGHVAEDYTRKETRKYYTIALYYALKAIGNLNSDITGWETYLDIPENQETHYDIVYRNVKLNTDHECILDVAVQYREIIEPGKEEISFVPFVMEVGDIKKRKGWLEIDCTGKKFVSATKYPKLDTEVSFTIEE from the coding sequence ATGAATTTTGAACAGATTTATCAGCCGCATTCTGATTTCCCCAATCGTTATATTTCTCCCGAAAAATTATTTTCTTATCTACAGATGAATCTCAAGGATTATATTCAGGAAATTGGAAAATCCTATTTGAATAAGCCCATTTACAAATTAACAATGGGGACAGGAACGATTAATGTTCTTGCCTGGTCCCAGATGCACGGAAATGAATCTAATGCGACCCACGCCATGCTCGACTTACTGAACAGTCTGGACAAAGCTCCTGAGTTGAAAGAAGGATTATTCAGTAAAATAAAACTGGACTTTATTTTTATGCTTAATCCGGACGGCTCTGAAAAATGGACCCGACTGAATGCAGCCGATATAGATCTGAACCGGGACTTTCATAATGAATCCAGCAAGGAGATTAAATTCCTTAAAAATACCGTAGCTTTAAAAAAATATGATTATGCTCTGAATCTTCACGAGCAGAGAACTATTTTTACAACCGACGGAATTCATCCTGCGACCTTGTCTTTTTTAGCACCCTCGGAAAATGTGGAACGCACAGTTACCGATAACCGGAAAAAATGCATGGCCGTTATAGCGGAAGTATATCAGCAGCTGAAGGAATTAATTCCCAATCAGATCGGAAGATATTCTGATGAGTTTTATCCGACCTCAACAGGAGATAACTTCATCAAGGCAGGAATGCCTACTATTTTGTTCGAAGGGGGACATGTTGCAGAAGACTATACCAGAAAAGAAACCCGGAAATATTATACCATTGCCTTATACTATGCATTGAAAGCGATAGGTAATTTAAACTCTGATATTACAGGTTGGGAAACCTATCTGGATATTCCTGAAAATCAGGAAACGCATTACGACATCGTGTACAGGAATGTAAAACTGAATACGGACCATGAATGTATTCTGGATGTTGCTGTACAGTACCGCGAAATTATAGAGCCGGGAAAAGAGGAGATTTCATTTGTTCCGTTTGTTATGGAAGTAGGAGATATTAAGAAAAGAAAAGGCTGGCTCGAGATCGACTGTACCGGAAAGAAATTTGTCTCCGCGACTAAATATCCTAAATTGGATACCGAAGTAAGCTTTACAATCGAAGAATAA
- a CDS encoding bacteriocin-like protein yields the protein MKNLKKLNKAELKSVYGGQPKKYCVYCEWMNQVVCSEVPISQCP from the coding sequence ATGAAAAATTTAAAGAAACTTAACAAAGCAGAATTGAAATCCGTGTATGGCGGACAGCCGAAAAAGTATTGTGTTTATTGTGAATGGATGAACCAGGTTGTTTGCAGTGAAGTTCCAATTTCACAATGTCCTTAA
- the uvrA gene encoding excinuclease ABC subunit UvrA translates to MSKSTEYIEVYGAREHNLKNINVKIPRNELVVITGLSGSGKSSLAFDTIFAEGQRRYIETFSAYARQFLGGLERPDVDKIEGLSPVIAIEQKTTNKNPRSTVGTVTELYDYLRLLYARVSDAYSQTTGQKLVSYTEDQILETIKENYKGEKIMLMAPVVRSRKGHYHELFVQMAKKGYGQARIDGELQDIEYDLKLDRYKTHDIDIVIDRWIIGESASETRMEKSLRTAMEMGEGLIGIQKLGDTAIEYFSKNLMDAQTGHSLALPEPNTFSFNSPKGSCPGCKGLGTIKKINTDYFVENPKLSINQGGLLPLEDIKSNKWILAQIKNILEIFGLGLATPFKDIPEEALDYIYNGCNKEFNKDLKYAGITKKIKISFDGLIPFMEELIEERESYEAILLERHFTTEETCPECKGTRLQSSSLSFKIDGKNIAEVNGLSLSDLKEWLADVKDTFSEKNKIIAYEILKEIETRLQFLLDVGLDYLSLSRSSKTLSGGESQRIRLATQIGSQLVNVLYILDEPSIGLHQRDNERLIASLKNLRDIGNSVLVVEHDKDMILEADEVLDIGPRAGKFGGEILWQGKPKDLLKADTITAQYINGKRKIAIPEKRREGNGKNILLKGATGNNLKNVTLNIPLGKLVVVSGISGSGKSSLINGTLYPILNKHFYRAVQEPLPYKKIEGLENIDKIVDVDQTPIGRTPRSNPATYTGMFTDIRNLFAELPESKIRGYKPGRFSFNVKGGRCETCQGGGLKVIEMNFLPDVYVHCETCNGKRFNRETLEVRYKGKSISDVLDMTIDEAVEFFQPIPKIFARVKTLQDVGLGYITLGQQSTTLSGGEAQRIKLATELAKRQTGNTLYILDEPTTGLHFEDVKILMDAINQLVELGNSFIIIEHNMDVIKLADHIIDVGPEGGKHGGQIVAQGTPEEIVKSRKSLTGKFLKRELE, encoded by the coding sequence ATGAGTAAATCAACAGAATATATAGAAGTCTACGGCGCACGAGAGCATAACCTTAAAAATATCAATGTTAAAATTCCACGAAATGAACTGGTCGTCATTACCGGACTTTCAGGAAGCGGAAAATCATCATTGGCATTTGACACTATTTTTGCAGAAGGTCAGCGTCGGTATATTGAAACTTTTTCTGCCTATGCAAGGCAGTTTTTAGGAGGCCTGGAACGTCCTGATGTCGATAAGATCGAAGGGCTGTCACCGGTAATTGCCATTGAGCAGAAAACAACCAACAAAAATCCGCGTTCCACCGTAGGAACAGTGACGGAATTATATGATTACCTGCGTCTGCTGTACGCAAGGGTTTCCGATGCCTACTCACAAACGACAGGTCAAAAGCTGGTAAGCTATACCGAAGATCAGATCCTGGAAACCATTAAGGAAAATTATAAAGGCGAAAAAATTATGCTGATGGCACCCGTCGTTCGTTCCAGAAAAGGTCATTATCACGAACTTTTTGTGCAGATGGCAAAGAAAGGATACGGACAGGCAAGAATAGATGGTGAACTGCAGGATATTGAATATGATTTGAAGCTGGACCGTTACAAAACCCATGATATCGATATCGTAATCGACCGTTGGATCATTGGAGAGAGTGCTTCCGAAACCAGAATGGAAAAATCGTTGCGAACAGCCATGGAAATGGGGGAAGGCCTGATCGGAATCCAAAAACTGGGAGACACCGCTATTGAATATTTCTCTAAAAACCTGATGGATGCGCAGACCGGCCATTCACTGGCTTTACCGGAACCGAATACTTTTTCCTTTAACTCTCCGAAAGGAAGCTGCCCGGGATGTAAAGGCCTGGGGACGATAAAGAAGATCAATACCGATTATTTTGTAGAAAACCCGAAATTATCAATCAATCAGGGAGGCTTATTGCCTTTAGAAGATATTAAGTCCAATAAATGGATCCTTGCCCAGATCAAAAATATTCTTGAAATTTTCGGCTTGGGACTGGCGACGCCTTTTAAGGACATTCCGGAAGAAGCATTGGATTACATCTACAACGGTTGTAATAAAGAATTTAATAAAGACTTAAAATACGCAGGAATTACAAAAAAAATCAAGATCAGTTTTGACGGTCTTATTCCTTTTATGGAAGAACTGATCGAAGAAAGGGAATCTTACGAAGCTATTTTACTGGAAAGACACTTTACCACTGAGGAAACATGTCCGGAATGTAAAGGAACGCGCCTTCAGTCTTCCAGTCTGAGTTTTAAAATCGATGGGAAAAATATCGCTGAAGTAAACGGGCTGAGCCTGTCTGATCTGAAAGAGTGGCTGGCAGATGTTAAAGATACGTTTTCCGAAAAAAATAAAATCATTGCTTACGAGATCTTAAAGGAAATAGAAACCAGACTGCAGTTTTTACTGGATGTGGGTCTGGATTATTTAAGTCTCAGCAGAAGCTCTAAAACCCTGTCGGGCGGTGAGTCTCAGAGAATCCGTCTGGCTACACAAATTGGTTCTCAACTGGTAAATGTTCTGTATATTCTCGATGAACCCAGTATCGGACTTCACCAGAGAGATAATGAAAGACTTATTGCTTCCTTAAAGAATCTTAGGGATATTGGCAATTCTGTCCTGGTCGTTGAACACGACAAAGATATGATCCTGGAAGCCGATGAGGTACTGGATATCGGTCCGAGAGCCGGAAAATTCGGCGGAGAAATTCTGTGGCAGGGAAAACCGAAGGATCTGTTGAAAGCAGATACCATCACGGCCCAGTATATTAACGGAAAAAGAAAGATTGCCATTCCCGAAAAGCGAAGAGAGGGAAATGGTAAAAATATCCTGTTAAAAGGAGCGACAGGGAACAACCTTAAAAATGTTACCCTTAATATCCCGCTTGGAAAACTGGTGGTGGTTTCTGGAATTTCAGGGAGCGGAAAATCTTCACTGATCAACGGAACGCTGTATCCGATCCTGAACAAACATTTTTACAGGGCGGTTCAGGAGCCATTACCCTATAAAAAGATTGAAGGCCTCGAAAACATTGATAAAATAGTAGATGTCGATCAGACTCCGATTGGAAGAACACCCCGCTCCAATCCTGCGACGTATACCGGAATGTTTACGGATATCAGAAATCTGTTTGCCGAATTACCGGAAAGTAAAATCCGAGGGTATAAACCCGGAAGATTTTCTTTCAATGTGAAAGGTGGAAGATGTGAGACATGTCAGGGTGGCGGTCTGAAAGTTATCGAAATGAATTTTCTACCCGATGTGTATGTTCACTGTGAGACCTGCAACGGAAAACGTTTTAACAGGGAAACACTCGAAGTCCGTTACAAAGGGAAGTCTATTTCAGATGTTCTGGACATGACGATCGATGAAGCGGTAGAATTTTTCCAGCCTATTCCTAAGATTTTTGCAAGAGTGAAAACCCTTCAGGATGTCGGTTTGGGATATATTACACTGGGACAGCAGTCGACAACGCTTTCAGGTGGAGAAGCCCAGCGTATCAAGCTGGCAACGGAACTGGCAAAAAGACAGACTGGAAATACCCTCTATATCCTTGATGAGCCTACGACAGGACTTCATTTTGAAGATGTGAAAATTCTCATGGATGCTATTAATCAATTGGTGGAATTAGGAAACTCATTCATCATTATTGAACATAATATGGATGTGATAAAACTGGCAGATCACATCATCGACGTTGGTCCTGAGGGAGGAAAACATGGCGGACAGATTGTTGCACAGGGAACTCCTGAGGAAATTGTAAAATCCAGAAAGAGTTTAACAGGGAAGTTCCTGAAAAGAGAATTGGAATAA
- a CDS encoding acyltransferase family protein: protein MKYLKGLDTLRALAATIVVVDHIEIIKQNHHISNLIDHPSLIYPDGHLSVILFFVISGFLITYLLLIEENKTGTINLKSFYLRRILRIWPLYYLILFLSYVIFTPDYSLIRILLPLFIAPNISYAICETWDVSPQIWSIGVEEQFYMVWPLIFIIISKSKRIFSYIILLTLLFTLLPFGLKFINLFFVKNTDFGIFISRFFYGTKFNCMGIGVLLGFIYFKRNEIKFPAVLKNRLVIYFLTALPFVLWFFKFHTGHLNDELYAVLFAFSIYQIVHHSKINIDLPITRFLGKISYGIYLFHWIIIILLIQYIPRIDNGYIYNAALYSCVFLLTISVSWISFVTYERFFLNLKKKYEINKS, encoded by the coding sequence ATGAAATATTTAAAAGGATTAGATACACTAAGGGCATTAGCAGCAACCATTGTGGTTGTAGACCATATCGAAATTATAAAACAGAATCACCACATCAGCAACCTTATTGACCATCCGAGCCTGATTTATCCGGACGGACATCTTTCGGTCATTTTATTTTTTGTGATCAGCGGCTTTCTTATTACTTATCTCCTGCTCATTGAAGAAAATAAAACCGGAACAATCAACCTTAAAAGTTTTTATCTGAGAAGAATTTTAAGAATCTGGCCGCTTTACTATCTCATTTTATTCCTCTCTTATGTAATTTTTACCCCTGATTATTCATTGATAAGAATTTTATTGCCTCTGTTTATAGCCCCGAATATCAGTTATGCTATATGCGAGACCTGGGATGTAAGCCCGCAGATATGGTCTATCGGCGTTGAAGAGCAGTTTTATATGGTTTGGCCTCTGATATTTATTATTATTTCTAAAAGTAAAAGAATTTTCAGCTATATTATTTTATTGACCCTTTTGTTTACCCTGTTACCGTTTGGGTTAAAATTTATTAATCTGTTTTTTGTAAAAAATACTGATTTCGGAATTTTCATCAGCCGTTTCTTTTACGGGACAAAGTTCAATTGTATGGGAATAGGGGTGTTATTAGGTTTTATTTATTTTAAAAGAAATGAAATTAAATTCCCGGCTGTTCTAAAAAACAGGTTGGTTATTTATTTTTTAACCGCATTGCCCTTCGTACTGTGGTTCTTTAAATTTCATACAGGTCATTTAAATGATGAACTGTACGCTGTTTTATTTGCCTTCTCAATATATCAAATCGTACATCACTCCAAAATCAATATAGACCTTCCAATCACCAGGTTCTTAGGAAAGATCTCTTATGGAATCTATCTTTTTCATTGGATTATTATTATCCTGCTTATACAATATATTCCCAGAATAGATAATGGATATATTTATAATGCTGCGCTATACTCCTGCGTATTTTTGCTGACTATATCTGTCTCTTGGATTTCTTTTGTAACTTATGAACGGTTTTTCCTGAATCTGAAAAAGAAATACGAGATTAACAAATCATGA
- a CDS encoding T9SS type A sorting domain-containing protein, with protein sequence MDVSGKLIRTLKGADEYNVSDLPKGNYILKIKSSELTKITKLLKQ encoded by the coding sequence ATGGATGTATCCGGTAAACTTATAAGAACATTAAAAGGGGCTGATGAATATAATGTTTCTGATCTGCCAAAAGGAAATTATATTTTAAAAATAAAGAGCAGCGAGCTGACAAAAATTACAAAACTATTAAAGCAATAG
- a CDS encoding GPW/gp25 family protein: MDTPNYRMPFVPSALMTDGGSIDTCDMGESIAHNIMLLITTKKGENRYDENYGNDVWNLEFDNGITSAVWENVFIKSLRRQIHEYEPRIVQPQIDAHIQIVEHSYDTKEHTEIKKKVKIAINAKMEESGERFSFMTELFLSPMSID, translated from the coding sequence ATGGACACACCAAATTACAGAATGCCTTTTGTGCCGTCAGCATTAATGACAGATGGGGGAAGTATCGACACCTGCGATATGGGTGAAAGTATTGCCCACAATATTATGCTGCTGATCACTACCAAAAAAGGTGAAAACAGATATGACGAAAATTATGGAAACGATGTTTGGAATCTGGAATTCGATAACGGTATTACCAGTGCTGTCTGGGAAAACGTTTTTATTAAAAGCTTAAGAAGGCAGATACACGAATATGAACCCCGGATTGTTCAGCCGCAGATCGATGCCCATATCCAGATTGTGGAACATAGTTATGACACAAAAGAACACACCGAAATCAAAAAAAAAGTAAAAATTGCGATCAATGCAAAAATGGAAGAATCCGGAGAACGCTTCAGCTTCATGACAGAATTGTTTTTGAGCCCAATGTCGATCGATTAA
- a CDS encoding helix-turn-helix domain-containing protein yields MSLNERISKVIEYSGFTPSEFADEIDVQRSSISHITSGRNKPSLEFIIKIKSRFPEILWDWLVTGEGDMLKSELPEVTEDLEEEPKVEKTVPTSLPDLFMMMNNDDDFGSEEAQPEPGKQNPAESFIRDHDTSSDKISNSQRLENSNDQIINQAIGNQNNKIKRIVIFYENGKFESFEP; encoded by the coding sequence ATGAGTCTAAATGAAAGAATTTCAAAAGTTATCGAGTATTCAGGATTTACGCCATCGGAATTTGCCGATGAGATCGATGTTCAGCGTTCGTCAATTTCACATATTACTTCAGGGAGAAATAAACCCTCGTTAGAATTCATCATAAAAATAAAGTCCCGCTTTCCGGAAATTCTTTGGGATTGGCTGGTAACGGGAGAAGGCGATATGCTCAAGTCCGAATTACCCGAAGTAACAGAAGATTTGGAAGAAGAGCCTAAAGTTGAAAAGACCGTTCCTACTTCTCTACCCGACCTTTTCATGATGATGAATAATGATGACGACTTTGGAAGCGAAGAAGCTCAGCCGGAACCCGGAAAACAGAATCCCGCAGAATCGTTTATTCGTGATCATGATACGTCGTCAGATAAAATATCCAATTCTCAGCGATTAGAGAATTCAAATGATCAGATCATTAATCAAGCAATTGGTAATCAAAATAATAAGATAAAGCGTATTGTAATATTCTACGAAAATGGAAAATTTGAAAGTTTTGAACCATAA